In Fibrobacter succinogenes, a single genomic region encodes these proteins:
- the map gene encoding type I methionyl aminopeptidase, with translation MAKIKVKSAKEIELIRDAGALAAETLIRAGEMCKPGVSTLEIDEFIGDYTRQHKGISACMGYHGYPRYACISINEVVCHGIPNANTILKDGDIVNIDITTILSGYHGDTSAMFCVGKVSDIARELVDTAKFCMEEGIRAAGERGAHWNDIGCAIQDIADEHGFSVVEDYCGHGIGRGFHEEPTVYHFRNYERCPFIEVGNVFTVEPMLNVGRPGTKTLADGWTAVTRDGSLSAQWEHTVVKTKDGIDILTLPR, from the coding sequence ATGGCTAAGATCAAAGTAAAATCCGCAAAAGAAATCGAACTGATTCGCGATGCCGGCGCTCTCGCCGCCGAAACGCTGATCCGCGCGGGAGAAATGTGCAAGCCCGGCGTCTCCACCCTCGAAATCGATGAATTCATCGGCGACTACACTCGCCAGCACAAGGGCATCTCCGCCTGCATGGGCTACCACGGCTACCCGCGCTACGCCTGCATCAGCATCAACGAAGTTGTCTGCCACGGCATCCCGAACGCGAACACCATCCTCAAGGATGGCGACATCGTGAACATCGACATCACGACAATCCTCTCCGGCTATCACGGCGATACCTCCGCCATGTTCTGCGTTGGTAAGGTCTCCGACATCGCCCGTGAACTCGTGGACACCGCCAAGTTCTGCATGGAAGAAGGCATCCGCGCTGCTGGCGAAAGAGGCGCCCACTGGAACGACATCGGCTGCGCCATCCAGGACATCGCCGACGAACATGGCTTTAGCGTTGTCGAAGACTACTGCGGTCACGGCATCGGTCGCGGCTTCCACGAAGAACCGACCGTCTACCACTTCCGCAACTACGAACGTTGCCCGTTCATCGAAGTCGGTAACGTGTTCACCGTAGAACCGATGCTCAACGTCGGTCGCCCGGGCACCAAGACTCTCGCCGACGGCTGGACCGCAGTGACCCGCGACGGCTCGCTCAGTGCCCAGTGGGAACACACCGTCGTGAAGACCAAGGATGGCATCGACATTCTCACGTTGCCAAGATAG